From Deinococcus taeanensis, one genomic window encodes:
- a CDS encoding exodeoxyribonuclease III: MNVATWNVNSLNVRLPQVLTWLEATQPDVLALQETKLEDHRFPAADLAALGYSAAFSGQKTYNGVALLARSPLRDVQADIPGFPDPQRRVLAATVGDTRVVCLYVPNGQAVGSEKYAYKLEWLAAVREWLRAELRVHRRLIALGDFNVAPEDRDVHNPARWAGQVLVSEAERAAFGDLLNLGLQDAFRLHVQPERVFSWWPYGRLGFPRNWGLRIDHILVSEVLAAQCEACRVETGPRQYERPSDHAPVVATFQPDLALE; the protein is encoded by the coding sequence GTGAACGTTGCCACCTGGAACGTCAATTCCCTGAACGTGCGCCTCCCGCAGGTCCTGACTTGGCTTGAGGCCACGCAACCTGACGTGCTGGCCCTGCAGGAAACGAAACTCGAGGATCACCGCTTTCCCGCCGCGGACCTGGCCGCGCTGGGCTACAGCGCGGCATTTTCCGGGCAGAAAACGTACAACGGCGTGGCTCTGCTCGCCCGGTCGCCGCTGCGTGACGTCCAGGCAGACATTCCCGGGTTCCCTGATCCGCAGCGGCGCGTGCTGGCCGCCACGGTGGGTGACACGCGCGTCGTGTGCCTCTACGTGCCGAACGGGCAGGCGGTCGGGTCGGAGAAGTACGCTTACAAACTCGAGTGGCTGGCCGCTGTGCGGGAGTGGTTGCGCGCCGAGCTGCGCGTCCACAGGCGACTGATCGCGCTGGGTGATTTCAACGTGGCGCCCGAGGACCGGGACGTGCACAACCCGGCGCGCTGGGCAGGCCAGGTCCTTGTCAGTGAGGCGGAACGCGCCGCATTTGGCGACCTGCTGAACCTGGGCCTGCAGGACGCGTTCCGGCTGCATGTTCAACCTGAGCGCGTGTTCAGCTGGTGGCCGTACGGGCGGCTGGGCTTCCCACGCAACTGGGGGTTGCGCATCGATCACATTCTGGTGTCTGAAGTCCTGGCGGCACAGTGCGAGGCGTGTCGGGTCGAGACCGGACCGCGCCAGTACGAGCGCCCTTCGGATCACGCGCCGGTCGTCGCCACCTTCCAGCCTGACCTTGCCCTGGAGTAG
- a CDS encoding VLRF1 family aeRF1-type release factor: MPLAREFGADLFERHEIQADLPECVHYGRPLKSLVASIMDWLPTAAVLAVDREWARLFLLQQNELTEVRRKDNVRLDDGDRWDTMVAGAGRSQPGSGPRSDSGTDLFENREAAMQQRFYSRIVSELTELMTQRDVRQLILVGPVQRLAEFKAELPQKAPFELIGETNLTGGAGWVNPAEILEKIQPMLAAHREQTEQALLAEIQERGVMEIEQVLEMLQQARLYQLVISEDGAQLHVYRNNRDVPYFTGRKDVPHSPLDDSVMERVTLEDLIPDLIDLYGH, encoded by the coding sequence GTGCCTCTCGCCCGGGAGTTCGGTGCGGACCTGTTCGAACGGCACGAGATCCAGGCGGACCTTCCTGAGTGCGTGCATTACGGCCGGCCCCTCAAATCACTGGTGGCGAGCATCATGGACTGGCTGCCCACCGCCGCGGTTCTCGCCGTGGACCGCGAGTGGGCGAGGCTGTTTCTTCTGCAGCAGAACGAACTGACCGAGGTGCGGCGCAAAGACAACGTTCGCCTGGATGATGGAGACCGCTGGGACACCATGGTGGCGGGCGCCGGCCGCAGTCAGCCTGGCAGCGGCCCACGCAGCGACAGTGGCACCGACCTGTTCGAGAACCGCGAGGCGGCCATGCAGCAACGGTTCTACAGCCGCATCGTGTCGGAACTGACCGAACTGATGACGCAGCGTGACGTCCGGCAGCTGATCCTGGTGGGACCGGTGCAGCGCCTCGCCGAATTCAAGGCGGAACTGCCGCAGAAGGCGCCGTTCGAGCTGATAGGGGAGACGAACTTGACCGGCGGTGCCGGCTGGGTGAACCCGGCGGAGATCCTGGAGAAGATCCAGCCGATGCTCGCCGCTCACCGCGAGCAGACGGAGCAGGCGCTGCTCGCTGAGATTCAGGAGCGCGGCGTAATGGAGATAGAGCAGGTTCTGGAGATGCTGCAGCAGGCGCGCCTGTACCAGCTGGTGATTTCCGAGGACGGAGCGCAGCTTCACGTGTACCGCAACAACCGCGACGTGCCGTACTTCACGGGCCGCAAGGACGTGCCCCACAGTCCGCTTGACGACAGCGTGATGGAACGCGTGACGCTCGAGGATCTCATCCCGGACCTGATTGACCTGTACGGCCATTGA
- a CDS encoding MFS transporter: protein MTTRPSSDTLSVDAAINQLGLGAFQWRLLLICGLTWAADAMEVLLMGFALPGISASFGFPAGASQAKWLLSATFAGMFLGAWFWGWVADRLGRRTVFLTTVSLGVVFGLLGAFAPGLTWLVAARFLTGFAIGGTLPVDYSMMAEFVPTAWRGRFLVYLESFWALGTVLVAALAWGLSSLMPPGEAWRWLLGLAALPGLFGLLARLGVPDSPRSLLVRGQGAAAREALERVARLNGRALPPQPLAVPVAAAHVHPTQLFSGSTGRRTLLLAAVWFGLSLGYYGIFSWLPSFLRAQGLELGAVYRTTLLLALAQVPGYVLAAVLVERIGRRATLVGYLVASAAGAYLFLGAGSPGLVLATSALLSFALLGAWGALYAYTPELYPTPLRTTGMGFVSGMARLASVLSPSLGALLLTGQLPVALTLFAGCFLLAALCAWAIGVETRGQDLQDRVEAAH, encoded by the coding sequence ATGACGACCCGACCAAGCTCTGACACTCTGAGTGTGGACGCCGCCATCAACCAGCTGGGGCTGGGGGCCTTTCAGTGGCGGCTGCTGCTCATCTGCGGCCTCACATGGGCGGCGGACGCCATGGAAGTGCTGTTGATGGGGTTCGCCCTTCCCGGCATCAGTGCTTCGTTTGGCTTTCCTGCCGGCGCGTCCCAGGCAAAGTGGCTGCTCAGCGCCACGTTTGCCGGGATGTTCCTGGGCGCGTGGTTCTGGGGCTGGGTTGCCGACCGCCTGGGCCGGCGCACCGTCTTTCTGACCACCGTGTCGCTGGGGGTGGTGTTCGGCCTACTCGGCGCCTTCGCACCGGGGCTGACGTGGCTGGTGGCGGCCCGCTTTCTGACCGGCTTTGCCATCGGCGGGACGCTGCCGGTGGACTACTCGATGATGGCCGAGTTCGTGCCGACCGCCTGGCGCGGGCGGTTTCTGGTGTACCTCGAAAGTTTCTGGGCACTGGGCACCGTGCTCGTCGCGGCGCTGGCCTGGGGTCTGAGCAGCCTGATGCCGCCCGGCGAGGCCTGGCGCTGGCTGCTGGGCCTCGCTGCCCTGCCGGGGCTGTTCGGCCTGCTGGCCCGACTGGGGGTGCCCGACTCTCCGCGCTCGCTGCTCGTGCGGGGTCAGGGCGCCGCAGCCCGGGAAGCGCTTGAACGGGTCGCGCGTCTCAATGGCCGCGCCCTGCCGCCGCAGCCCCTGGCCGTGCCGGTCGCGGCGGCGCACGTCCACCCCACCCAGCTGTTCTCGGGAAGCACCGGCCGGCGGACCCTGCTGCTTGCTGCCGTCTGGTTCGGCCTGAGCCTGGGGTACTACGGAATTTTCTCCTGGCTGCCCAGTTTCCTCCGGGCGCAGGGACTTGAACTCGGGGCGGTCTACCGCACGACGCTGCTGCTCGCCCTGGCGCAGGTGCCGGGGTATGTGCTGGCGGCCGTGCTGGTCGAGCGGATCGGGCGCCGCGCGACCCTGGTGGGGTACCTTGTGGCCAGCGCCGCAGGTGCGTACCTGTTCCTGGGCGCGGGCTCGCCGGGGCTGGTCCTGGCGACCTCGGCGCTGCTCTCCTTCGCGCTGCTGGGAGCCTGGGGCGCCCTGTACGCGTACACGCCGGAACTGTATCCGACGCCGCTGCGCACCACCGGGATGGGCTTTGTGAGTGGCATGGCGCGTCTGGCGAGCGTGCTGTCACCTTCGCTGGGCGCCCTGCTCCTTACCGGGCAACTGCCGGTGGCGCTGACGCTGTTCGCCGGGTGCTTCCTGCTCGCCGCGCTGTGCGCCTGGGCCATTGGGGTCGAAACGCGAGGGCAGGACCTCCAGGACAGGGTCGAGGCGGCCCATTGA
- a CDS encoding DUF2330 domain-containing protein, with protein MTQRRAAAGLEHRPVFTTCWTRSAVQTRPDRGSRLSAARDAERALPPQPHLRAHLRRLLRPRLLAFAALVLPTAAVFRGFIVAQGDSRLFHRSHPVIIARNGDCRAVPMTNDGTAHVKDFALMVPSPAMPRRENIRTGDPAW; from the coding sequence CTGACGCAGCGGCGAGCCGCCGCGGGCCTTGAGCACCGTCCTGTCTTCACAACCTGCTGGACCCGGTCCGCTGTTCAGACCCGGCCTGACCGCGGGAGTCGCCTGAGTGCCGCCCGCGATGCTGAGCGTGCCCTACCTCCTCAACCTCATCTGCGCGCTCACCTCAGGAGACTCCTGCGCCCCCGACTGCTCGCGTTCGCCGCTTTAGTCCTTCCAACCGCCGCCGTCTTCCGCGGCTTTATCGTCGCCCAGGGAGACAGCCGGCTGTTCCACCGCAGTCATCCGGTGATCATCGCCCGGAACGGCGACTGCCGTGCCGTCCCGATGACGAACGACGGCACTGCCCACGTGAAGGACTTCGCGCTCATGGTGCCCAGCCCCGCGATGCCCAGACGCGAGAACATCCGCACCGGCGACCCGGCGTGGTGA